In Sebastes fasciatus isolate fSebFas1 chromosome 15, fSebFas1.pri, whole genome shotgun sequence, a genomic segment contains:
- the dorip1 gene encoding uncharacterized protein C14orf28 homolog — protein MESRFCVLSDTEDLQTLISNTESKLHFERSKTLFEEIRASINNNEEEDRSFWRPVLPWGGIFTIKAGRKAISCTPLYVTIHLKNTCTIDGFLVILYVILRDNHGFPRELAVFLGKQFVEYFLHLMDSCDYTTVKMLWIWDRMSKRQYRSEIHQAALEIDLFGNEHENFTENLENLMSTIQESLCTSWSCPARFQDFIKITINISPPHELPHRDPIQSAVDEFFCPKLLLCSELGCDGLREFSQRVFCHGPPPFVILNMQQWKSEELSYVPYHLALCQHRYLLEGATLFNKEEHHYSAAFQIDGCWMHYDGLRSDNLILLHKPPELLLLSSLVYIRSSDK, from the exons ATGGAGAGTAGATTCTGTGTGTTGAGCGACACCGAAGACCTGCAAACACTAATATCAAACACTGAGAGCAAGCTCCACTTTGAAAG GTCTAAGACACTGTTTGAAGAGATCCGTGCCTCCATCAACAACAATGAGGAGGAGGACCGCTCCTTCTGGAGGCCTGTGCTGCCCTGGGGGGGCATCTTCACCATCAAGGCAGGGAGAAAGGCCATCTCCTGCACCCCTCTGTACGTCACAATCCACCTGAAGAACACCTGCACCATCGACGGCTTCCTCGTCATCCTCTATGTGATCCTGAGGGACAACCACGGCTTCCCCAGGGAGCTGGCTGTCTTCCTGGGTAAGCAGTTTGTggagtacttcctccacctgATGGACTCCTGTGACTACACCACGGTGAAGATGCTGTGGATCTGGGACAGGATGTCCAAGAGACAGTACCGGTCTGAGATCCACCAGGCTGCACTGGAGATCGATCTGTTCGGTAATGAGCACGAGAACTTCAcggagaacctggagaaccTCATGTCCACCATACAGGAGAGTCTGTGCACCAGCTGGAGCTGCCCGGCCCGCTTCCAGGACTTCATCAAGATCACAATCAACATCAG tccTCCTCATGAGCTGCCTCACAGAGACCCCATTCAGTCGGCCGTGGACGAGTTCTTCTGTCCCAAACTCCTACTCTGCTCAGAACTGGG GTGTGATGGTCTAAGGGAGTTCTCTCAGAGGGTTTTCTGCCACGGACCCCCACCCTTTGTCATTCTCAACATGCAGCAGTGGAAGTCAGAGGAGCTGTCCTACGTACCTTACCATCTGGCTCTCTGTCAGCACAG GTACTTACTGGAGGGCGCCACACTCTTCAACAAGGAGGAGCATCACTACTCCGCAGCCTTCCAGATAGACGGCTGCTGGATGCACTACGACGGACTGAGGAGCGACAATCTGATCCTGTTACACAAGCCGCCGGAGCTCCTGCTGCTCTCCTCGCTGGTCTACATCCGCTCATCCGACAAGTGA
- the klhl28 gene encoding kelch-like protein 28 has product MDQQDQSYMFASLKRPHSEQLLQGLQLLRQDHELCDIVLRVGDAKIHAHKVVLASISPYFKAMFTGNLSEKETSEVEFQCIDETALQAIVEYAYTGTVFISQETVESLLPAADLLQVKLVLKECCSFLESQLDAGNCIGISRFAETYGCHDLCLAATKFICENFEEVCLTEEFFELTRAELDEIVSNDCLKVVTEETVFYALESWIKYDVTERQQHLAQLLHCVRLPLLSVKFLTRLYEANHLIRDDHACKHLLNEALKYHFMPEHRLSYQTVLSARPRCAPKVLLAVGGKAGLFATLESIEMYFPRTDSWIGLAPLSVPRYEFGVAVLDHKVYVVGGIATHMRQGISYRRHESTVESWDPESNTWSSVERMAECRSTLGVVVLAGELYALGGYDGQYYLQSVEKYVPKLKEWQPVAPMTKSRSCFATAVLDGMVYAIGGYGPAHMNSVERYDPSKDAWEMVAPMADKRINFGVGVMLGFIFVVGGHNGVSHLSSIERYDPHQNQWTACRPMNEPRTGVGSAIVDNYLYVVGGHSGSSYLNTVQRYDPISDSWLDSSGMMYCRCNFGLTAL; this is encoded by the exons ATGGACCAGCAGGACCAGTCCTATATGTTTGCCAGTCTGAAACGGCCTCACTCGGAGCAGTTGCTGCAAGGCCTCCAGCTCTTGCGGCAGGATCACGAACTATGTGACATTGTCCTGCGTGTGGGTGATGCCAAGATCCATGCCCACAAAGTAGTGCTGGCCAGCATCAGCCCTTACTTCAAGGCCATGTTCACGGGTAACCTGTCGGAAAAGGAGACCTCCGAGGTGGAATTCCAGTGCATCGATGAGACAGCCTTGCAG GCCATTGTTGAGTATGCCTACACTGGCACGGTGTTTATCTCCCAGGAAACAGTGGAATCTCTGCTACCGGCTGCCGACCTGCTCCAGGTTAAGCTAGTACTTAAGGAGTGCTGCTCCTTCTTAGAGAGCCAGCTGGATGCTGGAAACTGTATAGGCATCTCCCGCTTTGCAGAGACATATGGCTGTCATGACCTGTGCCTGGCTGCAACCAAGTTCATCTGTGAGAACTTTGAGGAAGTTTGTCTGACGGAGGAGTTTTTTGAACTGACGAGGGCCGAGTTGGATGAAATTGTGTCCAACGACTGCCTTAAGGTGGTCACGGAGGAGACTGTATTTTACGCCCTGGAGTCGTGGATCAAATACGATGTGACTGAGAGACAGCAGCATCTGGCTCAGCTGCTGCACTGTGTTCGCCTTCCACTCCTCAGCGTCAAATTTCTCACTCGCCTATACGAAGCCAACCACCTTATACGAGATGATCACGCATGCAAGCACCTGCTCAATGAGGCCCTTAAATATCATTTTATGCCTGAGCACCGGCTCTCCTATCAGACTGTGTTGTCGGCACGGCCCAGGTGTGCCCCAAAGGTGCTGCTTGCAGTAGGAGGCAAGGCTGGATTGTTTGCAACATTAGAAag CATAGAAATGTATTTCCCTCGGACAGATTCATGGATAGGACTGGCCCCTCTCAGCGTGCCCCGGTATGAATTTGGAGTGGCAGTGCTGGACCACAAGGTGTATGTGGTGGGAGGCATCGCCACGCACATGAGACAGGGCATTAGCTATCGGAGACACGAGAGCACAGTGGAGAGCTGGGACCCCGAAAGCAACACCTGGTCCTCGGTGGAGCGCATGGCCGAGTGCCGCAGCACACTCGGGGTGGTGGTCCTGGCGGGCGAGCTGTATGCCCTCGGAGGCTACGACGGCCAGTACTACCTGCAGTCGGTGGAGAAATACGTCCCTAAGTTGAAGGAGTGGCAGCCTGTGGCGCCCATGACCAAGTCCCGCAGCTGCTTTGCCACCGCCGTGCTGGACGGCATGGTGTATGCTATTGGAGGCTATGGCCCGGCCCATATGAACAG CGTGGAGCGGTACGACCCCAGCAAGGATGCCTGGGAAATGGTAGCCCCCATGGCAGACAAGAGGATCAACTTCGGGGTAGGCGTCATGCTCGGCTTCATATTTGTGGTGGGCGGACACAACGGAGTGTCGCACCTGTCTAGCATCGAGAGGTACGATCCCCATCAGAACCAGTGGACAGCCTGTCGGCCAATGAATGAACCACGCACCG GTGTGGGCTCTGCCATCGTGGACAACTACCTCTATGTGGTGGGAGGTCACTCCGGGTCATCCTACCTGAACACTGTCCAGCGCTATGACCCCATCTCAGACAGCTGGTTGGACTCGAGCGGCATGATGTATTGCCGTTGCAACTTTGGCCTGACTGCCCTTTGA